A window from Planifilum fulgidum encodes these proteins:
- the rplA gene encoding 50S ribosomal protein L1, with translation MAKHGKRYLEAAKKVDREKMYEPREALELVKSIAPAKFDETVEVAFRLGIDTKRADQQVRGAVVLPHGTGKTKRVLVFAKGEKAKEAEQAGADFVGDDDLINKVSQGWLDFDVVVSTPDMMGQVGKLGRILGPKGLMPNPKTGTVTFDVAKAVQEIKAGKVEYRADKAGIVHVPIGKVSFDTDKLTENLKTLAEALIKAKPAAAKGTYMRSVTVSSTMGPGVRVNPAAFASR, from the coding sequence GAAACATGGTAAAAGGTACTTGGAAGCGGCGAAAAAGGTGGACCGGGAGAAAATGTACGAGCCCCGGGAGGCTCTGGAACTGGTGAAATCCATCGCCCCGGCCAAATTTGACGAGACGGTGGAGGTGGCTTTCCGCCTGGGGATCGACACCAAACGGGCCGATCAGCAGGTGCGGGGAGCCGTCGTTCTGCCGCACGGGACCGGAAAGACGAAGCGGGTTTTGGTGTTCGCCAAGGGAGAAAAGGCCAAGGAAGCGGAACAGGCCGGAGCCGACTTTGTCGGCGACGACGATCTGATCAACAAGGTGAGCCAGGGTTGGCTCGATTTCGACGTCGTCGTGTCCACGCCCGACATGATGGGGCAAGTGGGTAAGCTGGGCCGGATCCTGGGTCCGAAAGGGCTGATGCCCAACCCGAAAACGGGCACCGTCACCTTCGACGTGGCCAAGGCGGTGCAGGAGATCAAGGCGGGGAAAGTGGAGTATCGCGCCGACAAAGCGGGCATCGTCCACGTTCCGATCGGCAAGGTTTCCTTCGACACCGACAAGCTGACGGAGAACCTGAAGACCCTGGCGGAAGCGCTCATCAAAGCGAAACCCGCCGCCGCGAAAGGGACCTACATGCGCAGTGTCACCGTCTCTTCCACGATGGGGCCCGGGGTGCGGGTCAATCCTGCCGCCTTCGCGAGCCGCTGA
- the rplJ gene encoding 50S ribosomal protein L10: protein MSKALEKKKQMVAEIAEKLKNSKSTILTDYRGLTVAEMNELRKQLREAGVEYKVLKNTLTRRATAETGLSELDQHLTGPTAIAFSAEDVVAPAKILYKFSKDHEALEIKGGVVEGRVVGLDEIKELADLPSREGLLSMLLSVLQAPIRNFALAVKAVADKEGGEAQEA, encoded by the coding sequence ATGTCCAAGGCCCTGGAGAAGAAAAAACAGATGGTCGCCGAAATCGCCGAGAAACTGAAAAACAGCAAGAGCACGATCCTGACCGACTATCGCGGCCTCACCGTTGCGGAAATGAACGAGTTGCGCAAGCAGCTTCGCGAAGCCGGGGTGGAGTACAAGGTGCTGAAAAACACCCTGACCCGGCGCGCCACGGCGGAGACGGGCCTGAGCGAACTGGACCAGCACCTGACGGGCCCGACGGCCATCGCCTTCAGCGCTGAGGACGTCGTCGCTCCCGCCAAGATTCTGTATAAGTTCTCCAAGGATCACGAAGCCCTGGAGATCAAGGGAGGCGTCGTGGAAGGACGGGTGGTCGGCCTCGACGAGATCAAGGAATTGGCGGATCTGCCGTCCCGCGAGGGACTTTTGTCCATGCTGCTTAGCGTGCTGCAGGCGCCGATCCGCAACTTCGCCCTGGCCGTCAAAGCGGTCGCCGACAAAGAGGGCGGAGAGGCCCAGGAAGCGTGA
- the rplL gene encoding 50S ribosomal protein L7/L12, translating to MTKEEIIEAIKGMSVLELNDLVKAIEEEFGVTAAAPVAVAAPGAAAEAAEEKTEFDVILANAGSSKINVIKVVRSITGLGLKEAKALVDEAPKPIKEGVSKEEAEEIKSKLEEAGATVELK from the coding sequence ATGACCAAGGAAGAAATCATTGAGGCCATCAAAGGGATGAGCGTTCTCGAACTGAACGATCTGGTGAAAGCGATCGAGGAGGAATTCGGTGTGACGGCGGCTGCGCCGGTGGCGGTGGCTGCGCCGGGTGCCGCGGCCGAAGCGGCGGAGGAGAAGACCGAATTCGACGTGATCCTGGCCAATGCGGGCAGCTCCAAGATCAACGTGATCAAAGTGGTCCGCTCCATCACCGGATTGGGTCTGAAGGAAGCGAAGGCCCTGGTCGACGAAGCTCCGAAACCGATCAAAGAAGGAGTTTCCAAGGAAGAAGCCGAAGAAATCAAGTCGAAGCTGGAAGAAGCCGGTGCCACTGTCGAGTTGAAGTGA